A genomic window from Micromonospora ferruginea includes:
- a CDS encoding NAD+ synthase — translation MPTLRLALCQVNPTVGDLTGNADRVRAWTRKAADSGAQLALFPELMVTGYPVEDLVFRRSFVAASRAALHRLAADLAGDGLGDLPVLVGYLDADGPPQVSADAEPGRGARNAAALLHRGEVVATYFKHHLPNYGVFDEDRYFVPGDTLTVVRLGGVDVALTICEDLWQAGGPFAVARQAGVGLVLSINGSPYELNKDDARLPLVRRRAAEAGAAIAYVNMVGGQDELVYDGDSLIVDADGTLLARAPQFVEHLLVHDVELPAAPETTGGATDLADGMRLVRHEVPAIPPASGGPAATGGIIEPVADEAEVWQALVLGLRDYADKNRFPSVVLGLSGGIDSAVAAALAVDALGPQRVVGVSMPSQHSSEHSRTDAEDLAKRTGLDYRIEPIQPMVDTFLANMSLSGVAVENLQARVRGVILMALSNQEGHLVLTTGNKSELAVGYSTLYGDSVGGYNPVKDVWKTLVWRLAKWRNADAARRGETPPIPENSIGKPPSAELSPGQLDSDTLPDYDVLDPILIGYVDGDLGRDGLVESGHDPAVVDKVLRMVDTAEYKRRQSAPGTKISMKAFGRDRRLPITNRWREDG, via the coding sequence ATGCCCACCCTGCGTCTCGCCCTGTGCCAGGTCAACCCGACGGTCGGCGACCTCACCGGCAACGCCGACCGGGTCCGCGCGTGGACCCGCAAGGCCGCCGACTCCGGCGCCCAGCTCGCCCTCTTCCCCGAGCTGATGGTGACCGGCTACCCGGTCGAGGACCTGGTCTTCCGCCGGTCGTTCGTCGCCGCGTCCCGGGCCGCGCTGCACCGCCTCGCCGCCGACCTGGCCGGCGACGGCCTCGGCGACCTGCCGGTGCTGGTCGGCTACCTGGACGCGGACGGGCCGCCGCAGGTCAGCGCCGACGCCGAGCCGGGCCGGGGGGCCCGCAACGCGGCCGCGCTGCTGCACCGCGGCGAGGTGGTGGCCACCTACTTCAAGCACCACCTGCCCAACTACGGGGTGTTCGACGAGGACCGCTACTTCGTCCCCGGCGACACGTTGACCGTGGTGCGGCTCGGCGGGGTCGACGTGGCGCTGACCATCTGCGAGGACCTGTGGCAGGCCGGCGGCCCGTTCGCGGTCGCCCGGCAGGCCGGCGTGGGGCTGGTGCTCAGCATCAACGGCTCGCCGTACGAGCTGAACAAGGACGACGCGCGGCTGCCGCTGGTCCGCCGGCGGGCCGCCGAGGCGGGCGCCGCCATCGCGTACGTGAACATGGTCGGCGGCCAGGACGAGCTGGTCTACGACGGCGACTCGCTGATCGTCGACGCGGACGGCACGCTGCTGGCCCGGGCGCCGCAGTTCGTCGAGCACCTGCTGGTGCACGACGTGGAGCTGCCGGCGGCGCCGGAGACGACCGGCGGCGCCACCGACCTGGCCGACGGGATGCGGCTGGTCCGCCACGAGGTGCCGGCGATCCCGCCGGCGTCCGGCGGGCCCGCGGCGACCGGCGGGATCATCGAGCCGGTCGCCGACGAGGCCGAGGTGTGGCAGGCGCTGGTGCTGGGCCTGCGCGACTACGCCGACAAGAACCGGTTCCCGTCGGTGGTGCTCGGCCTCTCCGGCGGCATCGACTCGGCGGTGGCGGCGGCGCTCGCGGTGGACGCGCTCGGCCCGCAGCGGGTGGTCGGCGTCTCGATGCCCAGCCAGCACTCCTCCGAGCACTCCCGCACCGACGCCGAGGACCTGGCCAAGCGCACCGGCCTGGACTACCGGATCGAGCCGATCCAGCCGATGGTCGACACGTTCCTGGCCAACATGTCGCTGTCCGGCGTGGCGGTGGAGAACCTCCAGGCCCGGGTCCGCGGCGTGATCCTCATGGCGCTGTCGAACCAGGAGGGCCACCTGGTGCTCACCACCGGCAACAAGAGCGAGCTGGCGGTGGGCTACTCGACTCTCTACGGCGACTCGGTGGGCGGCTACAACCCGGTCAAGGACGTCTGGAAGACGCTGGTGTGGCGGCTGGCGAAGTGGCGCAACGCGGACGCGGCCCGGCGCGGCGAGACGCCGCCGATCCCGGAGAACTCGATCGGCAAGCCGCCGTCGGCCGAGCTGAGCCCCGGCCAACTCGACAGCGATACGCTGCCCGACTACGACGTGCTCGACCCGATCCTGATCGGCTACGTCGACGGCGACCTGGGCCGCGACGGCCTGGTCGAGTCCGGCCACGACCCGGCGGTGGTCGACAAGGTGCTGCGGATGGTGGATACCGCCGAGTACAAGCGGCGGCAGTCCGCGCCCGGCACCAAGATCTCCATGAAGGCGTTCGGCCGGGACCGGCGGCTGCCGATCACCAACCGCTGGCGCGAGGACGGCTGA
- the glnA gene encoding type I glutamate--ammonia ligase produces MDRQQEFVLRTLEERDIRFVRLWFTDVLGTLKSVSVAPAELEAAFEEGIGFDGSAIEGFARVFESDMVAMPDPTTFQVFPFEGGVSGESARMFCDILLPDGSPSWADPRHVLRRMLSRAADKGFTFYTHPEIEFFLLENGPQDGSVPVPVDTGGYFEHTTHAVARDFRRQAVLALERIGISVEFSHHEVAPGQQEIDLRYADALTTADNIMTFRHVVKEVALSTGVQASFMPKPFTDQPGSGMHTHLSLFEGERNAFHDAGDPMKLSKVAKSFIAGLLTHAREYTAVTNQWVNSYKRLFPLALPDRITESPAYVCWGHLNRSALVRVPAYGKPNSARVEVRSLDSATNPYLAFAVMLGAGLKGIEEGYELPPGAEDDVWSLSSAERRAMGYEALPENLSEAIDVMAGSELVADVLGEHVFDFFLRNKRAEWEQYRREVTPYERQHYLSL; encoded by the coding sequence GTGGACCGTCAGCAGGAGTTCGTCCTCCGTACGCTGGAGGAGCGGGACATCCGTTTCGTCCGGCTGTGGTTCACCGACGTGCTCGGCACGCTCAAGAGCGTCTCGGTGGCCCCGGCGGAGCTGGAGGCGGCCTTCGAGGAGGGCATCGGCTTCGACGGCTCCGCGATCGAGGGCTTCGCCCGGGTCTTCGAGTCGGACATGGTGGCCATGCCCGACCCGACCACGTTCCAGGTGTTCCCGTTCGAGGGCGGGGTGAGCGGCGAGAGCGCCCGGATGTTCTGCGACATCCTGCTGCCCGACGGCAGCCCCTCCTGGGCCGACCCGCGGCACGTGCTGCGCCGGATGCTGTCCCGCGCGGCCGACAAGGGCTTCACCTTCTACACCCACCCGGAGATCGAGTTCTTCCTGCTGGAGAACGGCCCGCAGGACGGCTCGGTGCCGGTCCCGGTGGACACCGGGGGCTACTTCGAGCACACCACGCACGCGGTGGCGCGCGACTTCCGCCGCCAGGCGGTGCTGGCGCTGGAGCGGATCGGCATCTCGGTGGAGTTCAGCCACCACGAGGTCGCCCCCGGCCAGCAGGAGATCGACCTGCGCTACGCCGACGCGCTCACCACCGCCGACAACATCATGACGTTCCGGCACGTGGTCAAGGAGGTGGCGCTCTCCACCGGGGTGCAGGCCAGCTTCATGCCGAAGCCGTTCACCGACCAGCCGGGCAGCGGCATGCACACCCACCTGTCGCTGTTCGAGGGGGAGCGCAACGCGTTCCACGACGCCGGTGACCCGATGAAGCTGTCCAAGGTCGCCAAGTCGTTCATCGCCGGGCTGCTCACCCACGCCCGGGAATACACCGCGGTCACCAACCAGTGGGTCAACTCCTACAAGCGGCTCTTCCCGCTGGCGCTGCCGGACCGGATCACCGAGAGCCCGGCGTACGTCTGCTGGGGTCACCTGAACCGGTCCGCGCTGGTCCGCGTGCCGGCCTACGGCAAGCCGAACTCGGCCCGGGTCGAGGTCCGGTCGTTGGACTCGGCGACCAACCCCTACCTGGCGTTCGCGGTGATGCTCGGCGCCGGCCTGAAGGGCATCGAGGAGGGCTACGAGCTGCCCCCGGGCGCCGAGGACGACGTCTGGTCGCTGAGCAGCGCCGAGCGCCGCGCGATGGGCTACGAGGCGCTGCCGGAGAACCTGTCCGAGGCGATCGACGTGATGGCCGGCTCGGAGCTGGTCGCCGACGTGCTCGGCGAGCACGTCTTCGACTTCTTCCTGCGCAACAAGCGGGCCGAGTGGGAGCAGTACCGCCGCGAGGTCACCCCCTACGAGCGGCAGCACTACCTCTCGCTCTAG
- a CDS encoding DUF350 domain-containing protein, producing the protein MLGDLLNGAWQSIVFGVVGVALMAAGFVLVDLLTPGKLRELIWVRRNGNAALLLAANQLGIAGIVFTAVLTSYSSFTKGLVSTVIFGLVGLLVMALAFFVLDLLTPGRLGDVIAADEPHPAARVSAATHFGAALIVCACIA; encoded by the coding sequence GTGCTGGGAGATCTGCTCAACGGGGCGTGGCAGAGCATCGTGTTCGGCGTGGTCGGGGTGGCGCTGATGGCCGCCGGCTTCGTGCTGGTCGACCTGCTCACCCCGGGCAAGCTGCGGGAGTTGATCTGGGTGCGCCGCAACGGCAACGCCGCGCTGCTGCTCGCCGCCAACCAGCTCGGCATCGCCGGCATCGTCTTCACCGCGGTGCTGACCAGCTACAGCTCGTTCACTAAGGGGCTGGTCTCCACGGTGATCTTCGGGCTGGTCGGCCTGCTGGTGATGGCGCTGGCCTTCTTCGTGCTGGACCTGCTCACCCCGGGTCGGCTGGGCGACGTCATCGCCGCCGACGAGCCGCACCCGGCGGCCCGGGTCAGCGCCGCCACCCACTTCGGCGCCGCGCTGATCGTCTGCGCCTGCATCGCCTGA